A window of the Hevea brasiliensis isolate MT/VB/25A 57/8 chromosome 6, ASM3005281v1, whole genome shotgun sequence genome harbors these coding sequences:
- the LOC110664111 gene encoding proline-rich receptor-like protein kinase PERK15, whose translation MASSSGETTSKIGPTQYSYEELANATGHFSNRYFLGEGGYGQVFWGSLDGKTRAIKKLRCLPDDEKTKQKMMLEIKIANRVRHPNVAHLVGYCIEANNALLVLEYFPKKSLKYNLHEEFLDWQKRMQIAKGVAKGLEYLHESCDPRIIHLDIKPDNILMDNNFKPKITDFGLALYFPDNVTHLSKSNNEGTKVYMDPEQQKNFLISQIFILLVWCFLS comes from the exons ATGGCTTCCAGCTCGGGAGAAACGACCAGTAAAATTGGGCCAACGCAATATAGCTATGAAGAACTAGCAAATGCAACTGGTCATTTCTCCAATAGGTACTTTCTTGGCGAGGGCGGTTATGGTCAAGTCTTTTGGGGATCATTAGATGGCAAAACCCGTGCTATTAAGAAACTTAGATGTCTTCCGGATGATGAAAAGACGAAACAAAAAATGATGCTGGAGATTAAGATCGCTAACAGAGTACGACATCCAAATGTTGCTCACCTAGTTGGCTACTGCATTGAAGCAAACAATGCATTGCTCGTTTTAGAGTATTTTCCAAAAAAGTCCTTGAAATATAATTTACATGAAGAGTTTTTGGACTGGCAAAAAAGAATGCAAATTGCCAAAGGCGTAGCAAAAGGATTGGAATATTTGCATGAATCTT GTGATCCGAGAATCATACATTTAGATATCAAACCAGATAATATTCTTATGGATAACAACTTCAAACCAAAG ATTACAGATTTTGGACTTGCCTTATATTTCCCAGATAATGTTACTCACCTTTCCAAATCGAACAATGAGGGAACTAAAGT TTACATGGATCCTGAGCAACAAAAAAATTTTCTGATAAGTCAGATATTTATTCTTTTGGTGTGGTGCTTCTTGAGCTAA